The following are from one region of the Vigna radiata var. radiata cultivar VC1973A unplaced genomic scaffold, Vradiata_ver6 scaffold_507, whole genome shotgun sequence genome:
- the LOC106778650 gene encoding uncharacterized protein LOC106778650 isoform X1: MDNQDQRRIETAGHDSHAAHLCHKCGWPFPNPHPSAKHRRAHKKICGTIEGYKLSVSEGQHNLNGSDDEHVSDDDHKTPGLVLSVSNSLETGNNEKGSAGNGEKFIRSEDEVFSDAVADFSDSGSNPDIKERLQDSLDAGADMEMVDIKGPKFSGTSKDKDLNAAKIAADMSPLIDKSTNESQTQNPNILQNESLGVGNTVGLQGQLSGPTVDPLSRSTADLRTEESATVDSEVFLGLSSDSPPGKAEAMPDILPVKNIYAVENVTDCSLMSATKETNLEGKDEISSAGDVVEIEESSDYIVGETCEGLSNMVVSDVVREEHQVGDGAVHMEEKNGALSNYDRDTVEIVEPSDSVGKMNEEVSKMVVSDEVSLDHQVGVEAVNLEEKNGAESVSLFSPDSLPRNSTVITDDSQVESAYVVQFATSNDDKILPAKGEGNANVDLLPTCNDKPDDGAHSQSEYEDFKDHKGVAYQNPFLHSSESLKYEGDDINDRVTKENKFHYNTSHLSEKSEVIPLNIDVIGSSMGMEMLNSEPTSKEMHAEDYTDVSPVKLTVESYQTQDEIVPSMNAMKTEENESHMHFSEVHGTDDACKNSAQKSLPEGSLMVSSNENQREEFFGSAISETVSVINVIDSPNHHVASDGKAIRATGEDAIEIVLKDPQPDDILQSEDKLSVDLFEHDGADKSDASNELGKNVQRHVLHAQYKESPIVADTSFPKSTTNHFESPIISESSDIVLDRPVNKSSGTKCRDISPLPGAQRDTKEDEINVNIKLNEEYNKSVDTSTESHHAQDAGLLVKAAEDLAWKYTSPLTAEPDSSFEDNPDGEPCKEVPGISVVPVQDQTNNLFKHGSSRVDASVDSGSRCDSLEGNWGSVSVLSMQSDAPAVIDAETLSSTGLLASTEAGKPNLNNSKAAPERQQSDKSEMFEPPSFMTLVEPMQVSPKATASEVQRGQNPQQSDSTSQAGWFPTLNQVVGESQERKRNEEIIAKVTNWSTSKEHTPLKSLLGEAAHSKKPKSPKSVENSGAEKTSKVSEKNGSGLTTVNSILGPESPAAQVVKGEVAKEWNSPARYPADIKREKRKVKSRPYWIQLVCCTSVGPQRR, encoded by the exons ATGGATAACCAAGATCAGAGAAGAATTGAAACTGCAG GGCACGACAGTCATGCGGCCCATTTGTGTCACAAATGTGGATGGCCATTTCCAAATCCACATCCAAGTGCCAAACATAGGCGTGCTCACAAGAAGATCTGTGGAACCATTGAAGGTTACAAACTGTCCGTCTCCGAGGGACAGCACAATTTGAATGGCTCAGATGATGAACATGTTTCTGATGATGATCACAAGACACCAG gtttggtTTTGTCAGTCTCAAATTCCTTGGAGACAGGCAACAATGAGAAGGGTAGTGCAGGAAATGGAGAGAAGTTTATTAGATCGGAAGATGAGGTGTTTTCAGATGCAGTGGCAGATTTTTCGGACAGTGGATCAAATCCAGATATTAAGGAACGGTTGCAAGATAGTTTGGACGCAGGAGCTGATATGGAAATGGTAGACATAAAAGGACCTAAATTTTCAGGAACTTCTAAAGACAAGGATTTGAATGCTGCGAAAATAG CTGCAGATATGAGTCCGTTAATTGACAAGTCAACTAATGAAAGCCAAACTCAAAATCCTAATATTCTACAAAATGAAAGTTTAGGAGTGGGAAACACAGTGGGGTTGCAAGGTCAATTGTCAGGCCCTACTGTGGACCCATTATCAAGGTCCACTGCAGACCTGAGGACTGAAGAATCTGCTACTGTGGACAGTGAAGTTTTTCTTGGTTTGTCCAGTGATTCACCTCCCGGCAAAGCTGAAGCCATGCCTGACATATTGCCAGTAAAGAATATCTATGCTGTTGAGAATGTGACAGATTGCAGTTTGATGTCTGCTACAAAGGAGACTAATTTGGAAGGAAAGGATGAGATTAGTTCTGCTGGAGATGTGGTTGAAATTGAGGAATCATCTGATTACATTGTCGGGGAAACATGTGAAGGATTGTCTAATATGGTAGTCAGTGATGTAGTTCGTGAGGAGCATCAAGTGGGTGATGGCGCTGTTCATATGGAGGAAAAGAATGGTGCTTTAAGTAATTACGACAGGGACACTGTTGAAATTGTGGAACCATCTGATAGTGTTGGTAAAATGAATGAAGAAGTGTCTAAAATGGTAGTTAGTGATGAGGTGTCCTTGGATCATCAAGTAGGAGTGGAAGCTGTTAATCTGGAGGAAAAGAATGGAGCTGAGTCCGTTTCTTTGTTTTCCCCAGATAGCCTTCCTCGAAACTCAACTGTAATCACAGATGATTCTCAGGTAGAGTCTGCATATGTGGTGCAATTTGCTACTTCCAATGATGACAAGATTTTGCCCGCAAAGGGAGAAGGAAATGCTAATGTTGATCTGCTTCCGACATGCAATGATAAACCTGATGATGGAGCACATTCTCAGAGTGAGTATGAAGACTTTAAAGATCACAAAGGTGTGGCATACCAAAATCCTTTCCTACACTCATCTGAGTCATTGAAATATGAGGGAGATGACATAAATGACAGAGTTACgaaggaaaataaatttcattataacACAAGCCATTTGAGTGAAAAAAGTGAGGTCATCCCTCTGAATATAGATGTTATAGGTAGTAGCATGGGGATGGAGATGCTCAACAGTGAGCCTACATCTAAAGAAATGCATGCTGAAGATTATACTGATGTTTCTCCAGTGAAGCTCACAGTTGAAAGTTATCAAACACAGGATGAAATTGTTCCATCTATGAATGCTATGAAAACTGAGGAGAATGAGAGTCATATGCATTTTTCTGAAGTGCATGGAACTGATGATGCGTGTAAAAATTCTGCACAGAAAAGCTTACCAGAAGGTAGTTTAATGGTTTCCTCTAATGAGAATCAGAGGGAGGAATTCTTTGGGTCTGCAATCAGTGAAACAGTTAGTGTAATTAATGTAATAGATAGCCCAAATCATCATGTAGCTTCAGATGGCAAGGCTATACGAGCTACTGGGGAAGATGCTATTGAAATTGTATTGAAAGATCCTCAACCTGATGACATCTTGCAATCTGAAGACAAGCTATCAGTGGACTTATTTGAGCATGATGGTGCTGATAAGAGCGATGCTTCCAATGAACTTGGAAAAAATGTACAACGTCATGTGCTTCATGCTCAATATAAGGAAAGCCCAATTGTAGCTGATACTTCATTTCCTAAATCTACTACCAATCATTTTGAAAGCCCTATCATTTCTGAGTCTTCAGACATTGTGCTTGATAGGCCTGTGAACAAATCAAGTGGTACAAAGTGCAGAGATATAAGCCCACTACCAGGTGCCCAGAGAGACACGAAAGAAGATGAAATCAATGTTAATATCAAACTCAATGAAGAATATAACAAATCTGTTGATACATCTACTGAGTCACATCACGCACAAGATGCTGGACTATTAGTGAAGGCTGCAGAAGACCTTGCTTGGAAGTATACATCTCCTTTAACTGCTGAACCTGATTCCAGCTTTGAAGATAATCCTGATGGAGAGCCTTGCAAGGAAGTGCCTGGAATCAGTGTTGTGCCTGTTCAAGATCAaacaaataatttgtttaaacatGGTTCATCCAGAGTTGATGCTTCTGTTGACTCAGGTAGCCGGTGTGACAGTTTGGAAGGCAACTGGGGCTCTGTTTCAG TTCTCTCAATGCAATCTGATGCACCGGCAGTTATTGATGCTGAAACCTTGTCATCAACTGGTTTGCTGGCATCAACGGAAGCAGGAAAGCCAAACTTGAACAATTCAAAAGCTGCACCTGAGAGACAGCAGTCTGATAAATCGGAAATGTTTGAGCCACCATCTTTCATGACGTTGGTTGAACCTATGCAAGTTAGCCCAAAAGCCACTGCTTCTGAAGTCCAGAGGGGACAGAATCCACAGCAATCAGATTCCACTTCACAGGCTGGTTGGTTTCCCACTCTAAATCAGGTTGTTGGTGAGTCTCAAGAGAGGAAGAGGAATGAAGAAATAATAGCAAAGGTGACAAACTGGAGCACCAGTAAGGAGCACACACCTCTGAAGAGCCTCTTGGGTGAGGCTGCCCATAGCAAGAAGCCAAAATCTCCAAAATCAGTTGAAAACTCAGGGGCTGAGAAGACTAGTAAAGTTTCAGAAAAGAATGGTTCTGGATTGACCACTGTTAACTCCATTCTGGGTCCTGAATCCCCTGCAGCCCAAGTGGTAAAAGGAGAGGTTGCAAAAGAATGGAACTCTCCAGCAAGATATCCTGCAGAcatcaagagagaaaaaaggaaggTCAAGAGCAGACCATACTGGATACAACTAGTATGCTGCACATCAGTGGGTCCTCAAAGAAGGTAG
- the LOC106778650 gene encoding uncharacterized protein LOC106778650 isoform X2, giving the protein MDNQDQRRIETAGHDSHAAHLCHKCGWPFPNPHPSAKHRRAHKKICGTIEGYKLSVSEGQHNLNGSDDEHVSDDDHKTPGLVLSVSNSLETGNNEKGSAGNGEKFIRSEDEVFSDAVADFSDSGSNPDIKERLQDSLDAGADMEMVDIKGPKFSGTSKDKDLNAAKIAADMSPLIDKSTNESQTQNPNILQNESLGVGNTVGLQGQLSGPTVDPLSRSTADLRTEESATVDSEVFLGLSSDSPPGKAEAMPDILPVKNIYAVENVTDCSLMSATKETNLEGKDEISSAGDVVEIEESSDYIVGETCEGLSNMVVSDVVREEHQVGDGAVHMEEKNGALSNYDRDTVEIVEPSDSVGKMNEEVSKMVVSDEVSLDHQVGVEAVNLEEKNGAESVSLFSPDSLPRNSTVITDDSQVESAYVVQFATSNDDKILPAKGEGNANVDLLPTCNDKPDDGAHSQSEYEDFKDHKGVAYQNPFLHSSESLKYEGDDINDRVTKENKFHYNTSHLSEKSEVIPLNIDVIGSSMGMEMLNSEPTSKEMHAEDYTDVSPVKLTVESYQTQDEIVPSMNAMKTEENESHMHFSEVHGTDDACKNSAQKSLPEGSLMVSSNENQREEFFGSAISETVSVINVIDSPNHHVASDGKAIRATGEDAIEIVLKDPQPDDILQSEDKLSVDLFEHDGADKSDASNELGKNVQRHVLHAQYKESPIVADTSFPKSTTNHFESPIISESSDIVLDRPVNKSSGTKCRDISPLPGAQRDTKEDEINVNIKLNEEYNKSVDTSTESHHAQDAGLLVKAAEDLAWKYTSPLTAEPDSSFEDNPDGEPCKEVPGISVVPVQDQTNNLFKHGSSRVDASVDSGSRCDSLEGNWGSVSGMHFPCRKSKADPTLWFSQCNLMHRQLLMLKPCHQLVCWHQRKQESQT; this is encoded by the exons ATGGATAACCAAGATCAGAGAAGAATTGAAACTGCAG GGCACGACAGTCATGCGGCCCATTTGTGTCACAAATGTGGATGGCCATTTCCAAATCCACATCCAAGTGCCAAACATAGGCGTGCTCACAAGAAGATCTGTGGAACCATTGAAGGTTACAAACTGTCCGTCTCCGAGGGACAGCACAATTTGAATGGCTCAGATGATGAACATGTTTCTGATGATGATCACAAGACACCAG gtttggtTTTGTCAGTCTCAAATTCCTTGGAGACAGGCAACAATGAGAAGGGTAGTGCAGGAAATGGAGAGAAGTTTATTAGATCGGAAGATGAGGTGTTTTCAGATGCAGTGGCAGATTTTTCGGACAGTGGATCAAATCCAGATATTAAGGAACGGTTGCAAGATAGTTTGGACGCAGGAGCTGATATGGAAATGGTAGACATAAAAGGACCTAAATTTTCAGGAACTTCTAAAGACAAGGATTTGAATGCTGCGAAAATAG CTGCAGATATGAGTCCGTTAATTGACAAGTCAACTAATGAAAGCCAAACTCAAAATCCTAATATTCTACAAAATGAAAGTTTAGGAGTGGGAAACACAGTGGGGTTGCAAGGTCAATTGTCAGGCCCTACTGTGGACCCATTATCAAGGTCCACTGCAGACCTGAGGACTGAAGAATCTGCTACTGTGGACAGTGAAGTTTTTCTTGGTTTGTCCAGTGATTCACCTCCCGGCAAAGCTGAAGCCATGCCTGACATATTGCCAGTAAAGAATATCTATGCTGTTGAGAATGTGACAGATTGCAGTTTGATGTCTGCTACAAAGGAGACTAATTTGGAAGGAAAGGATGAGATTAGTTCTGCTGGAGATGTGGTTGAAATTGAGGAATCATCTGATTACATTGTCGGGGAAACATGTGAAGGATTGTCTAATATGGTAGTCAGTGATGTAGTTCGTGAGGAGCATCAAGTGGGTGATGGCGCTGTTCATATGGAGGAAAAGAATGGTGCTTTAAGTAATTACGACAGGGACACTGTTGAAATTGTGGAACCATCTGATAGTGTTGGTAAAATGAATGAAGAAGTGTCTAAAATGGTAGTTAGTGATGAGGTGTCCTTGGATCATCAAGTAGGAGTGGAAGCTGTTAATCTGGAGGAAAAGAATGGAGCTGAGTCCGTTTCTTTGTTTTCCCCAGATAGCCTTCCTCGAAACTCAACTGTAATCACAGATGATTCTCAGGTAGAGTCTGCATATGTGGTGCAATTTGCTACTTCCAATGATGACAAGATTTTGCCCGCAAAGGGAGAAGGAAATGCTAATGTTGATCTGCTTCCGACATGCAATGATAAACCTGATGATGGAGCACATTCTCAGAGTGAGTATGAAGACTTTAAAGATCACAAAGGTGTGGCATACCAAAATCCTTTCCTACACTCATCTGAGTCATTGAAATATGAGGGAGATGACATAAATGACAGAGTTACgaaggaaaataaatttcattataacACAAGCCATTTGAGTGAAAAAAGTGAGGTCATCCCTCTGAATATAGATGTTATAGGTAGTAGCATGGGGATGGAGATGCTCAACAGTGAGCCTACATCTAAAGAAATGCATGCTGAAGATTATACTGATGTTTCTCCAGTGAAGCTCACAGTTGAAAGTTATCAAACACAGGATGAAATTGTTCCATCTATGAATGCTATGAAAACTGAGGAGAATGAGAGTCATATGCATTTTTCTGAAGTGCATGGAACTGATGATGCGTGTAAAAATTCTGCACAGAAAAGCTTACCAGAAGGTAGTTTAATGGTTTCCTCTAATGAGAATCAGAGGGAGGAATTCTTTGGGTCTGCAATCAGTGAAACAGTTAGTGTAATTAATGTAATAGATAGCCCAAATCATCATGTAGCTTCAGATGGCAAGGCTATACGAGCTACTGGGGAAGATGCTATTGAAATTGTATTGAAAGATCCTCAACCTGATGACATCTTGCAATCTGAAGACAAGCTATCAGTGGACTTATTTGAGCATGATGGTGCTGATAAGAGCGATGCTTCCAATGAACTTGGAAAAAATGTACAACGTCATGTGCTTCATGCTCAATATAAGGAAAGCCCAATTGTAGCTGATACTTCATTTCCTAAATCTACTACCAATCATTTTGAAAGCCCTATCATTTCTGAGTCTTCAGACATTGTGCTTGATAGGCCTGTGAACAAATCAAGTGGTACAAAGTGCAGAGATATAAGCCCACTACCAGGTGCCCAGAGAGACACGAAAGAAGATGAAATCAATGTTAATATCAAACTCAATGAAGAATATAACAAATCTGTTGATACATCTACTGAGTCACATCACGCACAAGATGCTGGACTATTAGTGAAGGCTGCAGAAGACCTTGCTTGGAAGTATACATCTCCTTTAACTGCTGAACCTGATTCCAGCTTTGAAGATAATCCTGATGGAGAGCCTTGCAAGGAAGTGCCTGGAATCAGTGTTGTGCCTGTTCAAGATCAaacaaataatttgtttaaacatGGTTCATCCAGAGTTGATGCTTCTGTTGACTCAGGTAGCCGGTGTGACAGTTTGGAAGGCAACTGGGGCTCTGTTTCAG GAATGCATTTTCCTTGTCGAAAGTCGAAAGCGGATCCAACTCTTTGG TTCTCTCAATGCAATCTGATGCACCGGCAGTTATTGATGCTGAAACCTTGTCATCAACTGGTTTGCTGGCATCAACGGAAGCAGGAAAGCCAAACTTGA